In the genome of Amaranthus tricolor cultivar Red isolate AtriRed21 chromosome 15, ASM2621246v1, whole genome shotgun sequence, one region contains:
- the LOC130800909 gene encoding cation-chloride cotransporter 1 isoform X1, whose amino-acid sequence MNINTEEDMKPDGSASSSALHIEVNGIERESKLELFGFDSLVNILGLRSMTGEQNNAPSSPRDGEDVSIILERPKASDVKLGTLMGVFLPCLQNILGIIYYIRFTWIVGMAGVGESLFLVAFCCSCTFLTAVSLSAIATNGAMKGGGPYYLIGRALGPEVGVSIGLCFFLGTAVAAALYVLGAVETFLSAVPHAGIFTETITKVNGTTVSPIHQPSVHDLQIYGIVVTIILCFIVFGGVKMINRVAPAFLIPVLFSVLCIFIGIFASGLDKPAEGITGLRLKTFKDNWSSAYQMTNEAGIPDPNGSVYWSFNALVGLFFPAVTGIMAGSNRSAQLKDTQRSIPIGTLASQLATTGLYLISVLMFGAFATRQKLLTDRLLTATVAWPFPVIIYVGIILSTLGAALQSLTGAPRLLAAIANDDILPVLNYFKAADGSEPHLATLFTAFICLGCVVIGNLDLISPTVTMFYLLCYAGVNLSCFLLDLLDAPSWRPRWKFHHWSLSLVGASICIVIMFLISWSFTIVSLALACLIYKYVCIKGKAGDWGDGFKSAYFQLALRSLRSLGANQVHAKNWYPIPLIFCRPWGKLPENVPCHPKLADFANCMKKKGRGMSIFVSILDGDYLESAEDAKIACQQLSTYIEYKQCEGVAEVVVAPDMSAGFRGIIQTMGLGNLKPNIVVMRYPEIWRRENLIEIPSTFVGIINDCIVANKAVVIVKGLEEWPNEFQRQFGTIDLYWIVRDGGLMLLLSQLLLTKESFENCKIQVFCIAEEDSDVEGLKADVKKFLYDLRMQAEVIVITIKTWDNQVDGSQPDESIEAFTAAQRRVADYMSKMKETAEREGTPLMADGRNVIVNEQQVEKFLYTTLKLNSTMLRYSRMAAVVLVSLPPPPLNHPSYFYMEYLDLLVENIPRLLIVRGYRKDVVTLFT is encoded by the exons ATGAACATCAACACAGAGGAAGACATGAAGCCGGATGGGAGTGCAAGCTCATCTGCTTTACATATTGAAGTGAATGGTATTGAGAGGGAGTCAAAATTGGAATTATTTGGTTTTGATTCTCTTGTGAATATCTTAGGTCTTCGAAG TATGACTGGAGAACAGAATAATGCACCGTCTAGTCCTAGAGATGGAGAGGATGTCTCTATCATACTCGAGCGCCCAAAG GCTTCTGATGTTAAACTTGGAACTTTGATGGGTGTTTTTTTGCCATGCTTGCAAAATATATTGGGGATCATATATTACATTCGATTTACTTG GATTGTTGGTATGGCAGGCGTAGGTGAGTCCTTGTTTCTTGTAGCATTTTGCTGCTCGTGCACATTCTTGACAGCCGTATCATTAAGTGCAATTGCGACAAATGGTGCTATGAAG GGTGGGGGACCATACTATCTCATTGGCCGTGCTCTTGGTCCAGAAGTTGGTGTCAGTATAGGGCTGTGTTTCTTCCTTGGCACTGCAGTAGCTGCAGCTCT TTATGTGTTGGGAGCTGTTGAAACATTCCTTAGTGCTGTGCCACACGCTGGAATTTTTACAG AAACCATAACAAAGGTGAATGGCACAACAGTCAGTCCTATACACCAACCAAGTGTACATGATTTGCAAATTTATGGGATCGTTGTGACAATCATCCTCTGTTTTATCGTTTTTGGTGGTGTAAAGATGATCAATCGAGTTGCACCTGCTTTTCTCATACCAGTTTTGTTCTCAGTTTTATGCATATTTATTGGAATTTTTGCATCTGGACTAGACAAGCCTGCTG AGGGAATTACTGGCTTGAGGTTAAAGACATTCAAAGACAACTGGAGTTCTGCTTATCAAATGACTAATGAAGCTGGAATACCTGATCCCAATGGATCAGTTTACTGGAGTTTTAA TGCATTGGTTGGTCTTTTCTTTCCTGCTGTTACTGGTATCATGGCTGGTTCAAATCGTTCTGCTCAATTGAAAGATACTCAGCGTTCAATCCCTATTGGAACATTGGCATCACAACTGGCAACCACTGGTTTATATCTGATCTCAGTTTTAATGTTTGGTGCTTTTGCTACCAGGCAAAAGCTTCTAACTGACAG GTTACTCACAGCAACAGTTGCTTGGCCTTTCCCGGTGATAATTTATGTGGGCATTATACTTTCAACCTTGGGTGCTGCACTCCAGAGTTTAACAGGGGCCCCACGCCTGTTAGCAGCAATTGCGAACGATGATATTTTGCCCGTTCTTAATTACTTTAAGGCAGCAGATGGGAGTGAGCCACATCTTGCTACCCTCTTTACTGCCTTCATTTGTCTTGGGTGTGTTGTGATTGGGAATCTGGATCTTATTTCTCCCACTGTCACTATGTTTTACCTACTGTGTTatgcgggtgtaaatttatcCTGCTTTCTTCTGGACCTTCTTGATGCTCCTAGCTGGCGTCCACGATGGAAATTTCACCACTGGAGTCTCTCACTCGTTGGTGCATCTATTTGCATAG TGATCATGTTCTTGATCTCGTGGTCATTCACTATTGTATCTCTTGCACTGGCGTGCCTTATATACAAATATGTGTGCATCAAGGGGAAGGCTGGAGATTGGGGTGATGGTTTCAAGAGTGCTTATTTTCAGCTTGCCCTTCGAAGCCTGCGTTCTCTTGGAG CAAATCAGGTACATGCAAAGAACTGGTATCCTATTCCTTTGATATTTTGTCGACCTTGGGGCAAGCTACCCGAGAATGTACCTTGCCATCCTAAACTAGCAGATTTCGCAAACTGCATGAAAAAGAAAGGCCGTGGAATGTCAATATTTGTCTCTATACTTGATGGGGACTATCTTGAAAGTGCTGAAGATGCCAAGATTGCCTGCCAGCAGTTGAGTACGTACATTGAATACAAACAGTGCGAAGGTGTTGCAGAAGTTGTGGTGGCTCCGGACATGTCTGCTGGCTTCCGTGGCATCATCCAAACCATGGGCCTTGGAAATCTTAAACCTAACATCGTGGTGATGCGTTATCCAGAAATTTGGCGCCGTGAAAACCTTATCGAAATTCCATCAACCTTTGTTGGAATAATTAATGACTGCATTGTAGCAAACAAGGCAGTTGTCATTGTCAAAGGCCTGGAGGAATGGCCTAATGAATTTCAACGGCAGTTTGGGACAATTGATCTGTATTGGATTGTACGAGATGGAGGTCTCATGCTGCTTCTCTCACAACTTCTCCTAACTAAGGAGAGCTTTGAGAATTGCAAGATTCAAGTTTTCTGCATAGCAGAGGAGGATTCTGATGTTGAAGGACTCAAAGCTGATGTAAAGAAATTTTTATACGATCTACGTATGCAGGCAGAAGTTATTGTTATTACAATAAAAACTTGGGATAATCAAGTAGATGGGTCGCAACCGGACGAGTCAATTGAAGCATTTACAGCTGCTCAGCGCCGAGTTGCTGATTACATGTCAAAGATGAAGGAAACGGCGGAGAGGGAAGGCACCCCTTTAATGGCTGACGGTAGGAATGTAATAGTGAACGAGCAACAAGTCGAGAAGTTTCTTTACACCACCTTGAAATTGAATTCCACTATGCTAAGATATTCGAGAATGGCTGCCGTTGTACTTGTTAGCTTACCGCCACCGCCTCTCAATCACCCATCGTATTTTTACATGGAATACCTGGATCTTTTGGTCGAAAATATTCCGAGGCTTTTAATTGTAAGAGGGTACAGGAAAGATGTAGTTACCTTGTTCACATAG
- the LOC130800909 gene encoding cation-chloride cotransporter 1 isoform X2 — protein sequence MKGGGPYYLIGRALGPEVGVSIGLCFFLGTAVAAALYVLGAVETFLSAVPHAGIFTETITKVNGTTVSPIHQPSVHDLQIYGIVVTIILCFIVFGGVKMINRVAPAFLIPVLFSVLCIFIGIFASGLDKPAEGITGLRLKTFKDNWSSAYQMTNEAGIPDPNGSVYWSFNALVGLFFPAVTGIMAGSNRSAQLKDTQRSIPIGTLASQLATTGLYLISVLMFGAFATRQKLLTDRLLTATVAWPFPVIIYVGIILSTLGAALQSLTGAPRLLAAIANDDILPVLNYFKAADGSEPHLATLFTAFICLGCVVIGNLDLISPTVTMFYLLCYAGVNLSCFLLDLLDAPSWRPRWKFHHWSLSLVGASICIVIMFLISWSFTIVSLALACLIYKYVCIKGKAGDWGDGFKSAYFQLALRSLRSLGANQVHAKNWYPIPLIFCRPWGKLPENVPCHPKLADFANCMKKKGRGMSIFVSILDGDYLESAEDAKIACQQLSTYIEYKQCEGVAEVVVAPDMSAGFRGIIQTMGLGNLKPNIVVMRYPEIWRRENLIEIPSTFVGIINDCIVANKAVVIVKGLEEWPNEFQRQFGTIDLYWIVRDGGLMLLLSQLLLTKESFENCKIQVFCIAEEDSDVEGLKADVKKFLYDLRMQAEVIVITIKTWDNQVDGSQPDESIEAFTAAQRRVADYMSKMKETAEREGTPLMADGRNVIVNEQQVEKFLYTTLKLNSTMLRYSRMAAVVLVSLPPPPLNHPSYFYMEYLDLLVENIPRLLIVRGYRKDVVTLFT from the exons ATGAAG GGTGGGGGACCATACTATCTCATTGGCCGTGCTCTTGGTCCAGAAGTTGGTGTCAGTATAGGGCTGTGTTTCTTCCTTGGCACTGCAGTAGCTGCAGCTCT TTATGTGTTGGGAGCTGTTGAAACATTCCTTAGTGCTGTGCCACACGCTGGAATTTTTACAG AAACCATAACAAAGGTGAATGGCACAACAGTCAGTCCTATACACCAACCAAGTGTACATGATTTGCAAATTTATGGGATCGTTGTGACAATCATCCTCTGTTTTATCGTTTTTGGTGGTGTAAAGATGATCAATCGAGTTGCACCTGCTTTTCTCATACCAGTTTTGTTCTCAGTTTTATGCATATTTATTGGAATTTTTGCATCTGGACTAGACAAGCCTGCTG AGGGAATTACTGGCTTGAGGTTAAAGACATTCAAAGACAACTGGAGTTCTGCTTATCAAATGACTAATGAAGCTGGAATACCTGATCCCAATGGATCAGTTTACTGGAGTTTTAA TGCATTGGTTGGTCTTTTCTTTCCTGCTGTTACTGGTATCATGGCTGGTTCAAATCGTTCTGCTCAATTGAAAGATACTCAGCGTTCAATCCCTATTGGAACATTGGCATCACAACTGGCAACCACTGGTTTATATCTGATCTCAGTTTTAATGTTTGGTGCTTTTGCTACCAGGCAAAAGCTTCTAACTGACAG GTTACTCACAGCAACAGTTGCTTGGCCTTTCCCGGTGATAATTTATGTGGGCATTATACTTTCAACCTTGGGTGCTGCACTCCAGAGTTTAACAGGGGCCCCACGCCTGTTAGCAGCAATTGCGAACGATGATATTTTGCCCGTTCTTAATTACTTTAAGGCAGCAGATGGGAGTGAGCCACATCTTGCTACCCTCTTTACTGCCTTCATTTGTCTTGGGTGTGTTGTGATTGGGAATCTGGATCTTATTTCTCCCACTGTCACTATGTTTTACCTACTGTGTTatgcgggtgtaaatttatcCTGCTTTCTTCTGGACCTTCTTGATGCTCCTAGCTGGCGTCCACGATGGAAATTTCACCACTGGAGTCTCTCACTCGTTGGTGCATCTATTTGCATAG TGATCATGTTCTTGATCTCGTGGTCATTCACTATTGTATCTCTTGCACTGGCGTGCCTTATATACAAATATGTGTGCATCAAGGGGAAGGCTGGAGATTGGGGTGATGGTTTCAAGAGTGCTTATTTTCAGCTTGCCCTTCGAAGCCTGCGTTCTCTTGGAG CAAATCAGGTACATGCAAAGAACTGGTATCCTATTCCTTTGATATTTTGTCGACCTTGGGGCAAGCTACCCGAGAATGTACCTTGCCATCCTAAACTAGCAGATTTCGCAAACTGCATGAAAAAGAAAGGCCGTGGAATGTCAATATTTGTCTCTATACTTGATGGGGACTATCTTGAAAGTGCTGAAGATGCCAAGATTGCCTGCCAGCAGTTGAGTACGTACATTGAATACAAACAGTGCGAAGGTGTTGCAGAAGTTGTGGTGGCTCCGGACATGTCTGCTGGCTTCCGTGGCATCATCCAAACCATGGGCCTTGGAAATCTTAAACCTAACATCGTGGTGATGCGTTATCCAGAAATTTGGCGCCGTGAAAACCTTATCGAAATTCCATCAACCTTTGTTGGAATAATTAATGACTGCATTGTAGCAAACAAGGCAGTTGTCATTGTCAAAGGCCTGGAGGAATGGCCTAATGAATTTCAACGGCAGTTTGGGACAATTGATCTGTATTGGATTGTACGAGATGGAGGTCTCATGCTGCTTCTCTCACAACTTCTCCTAACTAAGGAGAGCTTTGAGAATTGCAAGATTCAAGTTTTCTGCATAGCAGAGGAGGATTCTGATGTTGAAGGACTCAAAGCTGATGTAAAGAAATTTTTATACGATCTACGTATGCAGGCAGAAGTTATTGTTATTACAATAAAAACTTGGGATAATCAAGTAGATGGGTCGCAACCGGACGAGTCAATTGAAGCATTTACAGCTGCTCAGCGCCGAGTTGCTGATTACATGTCAAAGATGAAGGAAACGGCGGAGAGGGAAGGCACCCCTTTAATGGCTGACGGTAGGAATGTAATAGTGAACGAGCAACAAGTCGAGAAGTTTCTTTACACCACCTTGAAATTGAATTCCACTATGCTAAGATATTCGAGAATGGCTGCCGTTGTACTTGTTAGCTTACCGCCACCGCCTCTCAATCACCCATCGTATTTTTACATGGAATACCTGGATCTTTTGGTCGAAAATATTCCGAGGCTTTTAATTGTAAGAGGGTACAGGAAAGATGTAGTTACCTTGTTCACATAG
- the LOC130801681 gene encoding O-fucosyltransferase 29-like, producing the protein MGVGGIKQPLPEFGLINTTTMNGNVNVNININGNGTLSDLKDQNLMKLQKHNISSWRSQRSIICGILLFGLGLISLFTGHVVSDLEYYSYQLIKPHLITKWAASNHEPINIWKSKYTDVYYGCSRRGRRFRSAIPERFSNGFLLIATSGGLNQQRTGIIDAVVVARILNATLVVPSLDHNSYWRDESDFADIFDVDWFISSLAKDVKIVKRVPDKVMRSMEKPPYTMRVPRKSTPEDYIELVLPILLRRRVVQLYKFDYRLANDLEPELQKLRCRVNYHALRFTKPIQELGSRVVMKMRDMDKRYIAVHLRFEPDMLAFSGCYYGGGEKEITELREIRKRWDTLPDLSPLEERKRGKCPLTPEEVGVLLRALGFKNDTYIYVASGDIYGGEATLQPLREIFRNFYTKEMLASEELKSLMPFSSRLAAIDYIVSDESDVFVTNNNGNMAKILAGRRRYMGHKRTIKPNAKKLSALFMSRDTMEWRTFAKKVKSAQRGFMGEPDEMKPGRGEFHEFPAACICRRRLKQSGYNTKEELDDISESERWNRVDNMDEGLISSKDEENDEFLARL; encoded by the exons atggGAGTCGGAGGTATTAAACAACCTTTACCTGAATTTGGGTTGATTAATACAACCACAATGAATGGAAATGTGAATGTTAATATCAACATTAATGGTAATGGCACTTTGAGTGATCTTAAAGACCAGAATTTGATGAAGCTTCAAAAACACAACATTTCTAGTTGGAGATCTCAAAGATCAATTATTTGTGGGATTTTGTTATTTGGTCTTGGGTTGATTTCTTTGTTTACTGGACATGTTGTTTCTGATCTTGAGTACTACTCTTATCAATTGATTAAACCTCATTTGATCACTAAATGG GCTGCAAGCAATCATGAACCTATAAATATATGGAAATCAAAATATACAGATGTCTACTATGGATGCAGTAGAAGAGGCCGGCGTTTCCGTT CTGCTATCCCCGAGCGATTTTCCAATGGATTTTTGCTAATTGCAACTAGTGGAGGGTTGAATCAACAGCGAACAGGG ATAATAGACGCTGTAGTTGTAGCTCGAATACTTAATGCTACTCTTGTTGTTCCGTCATTGGATCATAATTCTTATTGGAGAGATGAGAG CGACTTTGCGGACATTTTTGACGTCGACTGGTTCATATCTTCTCTAGCAAAGGATGTAAAAATCGTAAAAAGAGTTCCTGATAAAGTCATGAGATCCATGGAAAAGCCTCCATATACTATGCGCGTGCCTCGAAAATCGACACCTGAGGATTATATCGAGTTAGTCTTGCCAATTCTTTTGAGACGGCGT GTTGTGCAGCTGTACAAATTTGATTACAGGTTGGCAAATGACCTTGAACCCGAGCTTCAGAAGTTGCGTTGTCGAGTAAATTATCACGCGCTGAGATTTACGAAACCAATACAGGAACTTGGCTCGAGAGTTGTGATGAAAATGCGAGATATGGATAAGCGATATATTGCAGTTCATTTGAG GTTTGAACCTGATATGCTTGCGTTTTCTGGGTGCTACTATGGTGGCGGTGAAAAAGAAATAACTGAGCTTCGTGAAATCAGGAAAAGATGGGACACATTACCG GACTTGAGCCCACTTGAAGAGCGTAAAAGGGGTAAATGCCCACTTACCCCCGAAGAAGTTGGCGTATTGTTGCGTGCACTTGGCTTTAAAAATGATACTTACATATACGTGGCTTCTGGTGACATTTATGGTGGGGAGGCAACTCTACAACCTCTTAGAGAAATTTTCCGCAACTTCTATACAAAGGAGATGCTTGCGTCGGAGGAGTTGAAATCTTTGATGCCCTTCTCTTCTCGTCTTGCTGCGATTGACTACATAGTATCTGATGAGAGTGATGTATTTGTCACCAATAACAATGGGAATATGGCTAAGATTCTTGCAGGTCGCAG GAGATATATGGGTCACAAGAGGACGATTAAACCAAATGCGAAAAAGTTGAGCGCTTTATTCATGTCAAGGGACACGATGGAATGGCGTACATTTGCCAAGAAGGTGAAGTCAGCCCAAAGGGGCTTCATGGGTGAACCAGATGAAATGAAGCCTGGAAGGGGTGAGTTCCATGAATTTCCTGCTGCTTGCATTTGCAGGAGACGACTTAAGCAATCTGGATACAACACTAAGGAGGAACTTGATGACATTTCCGAGAGTGAGAGGTGGAATAGAGTCGACAACATGGATGAAGGGCTTATATCTTCAAAAGACGAAGAAAATGATGAATTTTTGGCGAGATTGTGA